The proteins below come from a single Acaryochloris sp. CCMEE 5410 genomic window:
- a CDS encoding DoxX family protein, with amino-acid sequence MTTTSTNSNLSMQAFSLLLLRLVVVAIFLYHGFPKAINWAMASEKFIGFGLPGFLGPITGIVEVIASILILIGFQNFWANWVLVAIMAGAIATVQFPKAISEGAFIAGLERDLMILAACTVSAAFGPGALALKKR; translated from the coding sequence ATGACTACAACGTCTACAAATTCCAATCTCTCCATGCAGGCGTTTTCTTTATTACTCTTGCGCCTCGTGGTCGTGGCAATTTTTCTCTATCACGGTTTTCCCAAAGCCATTAATTGGGCAATGGCCAGCGAGAAATTTATCGGCTTTGGCTTACCCGGATTTTTGGGGCCGATTACAGGCATTGTTGAAGTGATTGCCAGCATCCTCATCCTGATCGGCTTTCAAAACTTCTGGGCCAACTGGGTATTGGTAGCGATTATGGCCGGTGCGATCGCAACGGTTCAATTCCCCAAAGCCATTAGCGAAGGGGCATTTATCGCCGGTCTAGAACGAGATTTAATGATTTTGGCAGCCTGTACCGTATCCGCTGCTTTTGGCCCAGGAGCATTAGCTTTGAAAAAGCGCTAG
- a CDS encoding sigma-70 family RNA polymerase sigma factor: MLLKVPQPNPSSEENRPVPSSQYADIADLVAAIKRQELDALGYLFDQYSSLVYTLAYKILGNSSEAEDLMQEIFLGLWERCTYNPSRGSLSSFLATVTRSRAIDRLRMKGNRRRILSQWQDSLSPNPSPTPLDHASQSEKRQALQQALTELPEEYRQVLELSYFGGYSQSQIAEQLDKPLGTVKTWARKGLIQLRQSLRTQMEL, encoded by the coding sequence ATGCTTTTGAAAGTTCCCCAACCCAATCCATCTTCAGAAGAGAACCGCCCCGTTCCCTCTTCTCAATATGCAGATATTGCTGACCTGGTTGCAGCGATTAAGCGACAGGAGTTAGACGCCCTTGGATATTTGTTCGACCAGTATTCCAGTTTGGTTTATACCCTGGCTTATAAAATTTTGGGCAATTCCTCAGAAGCGGAAGACTTGATGCAAGAGATCTTTCTGGGGCTGTGGGAACGCTGCACTTACAACCCCAGCCGGGGCAGCTTATCAAGCTTTTTGGCGACGGTGACTCGGTCCAGGGCCATCGATCGACTGCGAATGAAGGGAAATCGTCGGCGCATTTTGTCCCAGTGGCAAGACAGCCTGTCACCTAATCCTTCTCCGACGCCCTTGGACCATGCCAGTCAGTCCGAGAAACGCCAAGCCCTTCAGCAGGCTTTAACGGAACTGCCGGAAGAGTATCGTCAAGTTTTAGAACTCAGTTATTTCGGGGGATATAGTCAGTCCCAAATTGCCGAGCAATTGGACAAGCCTTTAGGCACGGTCAAAACCTGGGCAAGGAAAGGATTGATCCAACTTCGCCAGTCGCTACGAACGCAAATGGAGCTTTAG
- a CDS encoding ISAs1 family transposase, whose translation MSHLIDTLKQVPDFRSAHGRIHPLWLLLLLMVMGMLAGYQGYRPLETFVSDYRQPLSELLGLESLEVPSHCTFRRVMKGLDFQALSHQFEAWMLSKAQTHSPDNYAASIDGKRIRQGLTDAKGKQRFVGLVSLFAVEAGITLKLEALTQEDNSEIKVVQALLETLQLDGLLITMDALHAQKTLEKIVASGNDYLVAVKSNQGRLYDHLQTYFECLKPMAEHIHSAQSRGRDEHRCIQVYEPVGIALQEWEAIRSVLCVQRWGTRKGKEYHNTAYYISSAATSPHHWQSLVREHWGIENRLHWPKDVVFGEDDYRLEDEQALLNWSVLRTIGINILRLNDYQSLKTAMTKLANRVDIIFSLLT comes from the coding sequence ATGAGCCATCTAATCGATACTTTGAAGCAAGTCCCGGATTTCCGCAGTGCCCATGGCCGTATTCATCCGTTATGGCTGCTGTTGCTATTGATGGTGATGGGCATGCTTGCTGGATATCAAGGGTACCGTCCGTTAGAAACCTTTGTGAGCGATTATCGCCAGCCTTTAAGTGAGCTATTGGGGCTTGAGAGCCTCGAAGTTCCGTCTCACTGTACCTTTCGTCGAGTGATGAAGGGGCTTGACTTCCAAGCGTTGAGCCACCAATTTGAAGCATGGATGCTCTCGAAAGCCCAGACTCACTCTCCCGATAATTATGCAGCCTCCATTGATGGCAAACGGATTCGTCAGGGGCTGACAGATGCCAAGGGGAAGCAGCGTTTTGTGGGCTTGGTGAGTTTATTTGCGGTGGAAGCAGGCATCACCCTCAAGCTCGAAGCCCTCACTCAGGAGGATAATAGCGAAATCAAAGTCGTCCAGGCTTTGTTGGAAACCCTTCAACTCGATGGCTTGCTGATTACCATGGATGCCTTACACGCCCAAAAAACACTTGAGAAGATTGTGGCCTCGGGTAACGACTATCTTGTGGCGGTCAAATCCAATCAGGGAAGACTTTACGACCACCTCCAGACTTACTTTGAGTGTCTTAAACCCATGGCTGAGCACATCCACTCCGCCCAAAGTAGAGGACGAGATGAACATCGGTGTATACAGGTTTATGAGCCTGTCGGCATAGCCCTACAAGAATGGGAGGCAATTCGCTCTGTGCTTTGTGTCCAACGATGGGGCACTCGCAAAGGAAAGGAGTATCACAATACCGCCTATTACATCAGTTCAGCTGCCACCTCACCCCATCATTGGCAATCTCTGGTCCGAGAACATTGGGGCATTGAAAATCGGTTGCATTGGCCGAAGGATGTTGTTTTTGGCGAAGATGATTATCGACTCGAAGATGAACAAGCACTGCTCAATTGGTCAGTGCTTAGAACTATTGGGATTAATATCCTGCGGCTAAACGACTATCAATCCCTCAAAACCGCGATGACTAAGCTTGCTAATCGGGTCGATATTATTTTTTCGCTGCTAACTTAA
- a CDS encoding WD40 repeat domain-containing protein: MILSDQMRLNYKLFPERIRKLFGPVVQEQTDLDHWHYDMMGQSMLIRDAEGNYSPAHRSLLEFFVAYKLVALLGVLAPDFLDVAREQPHIDQALPAQEYDWWDYYQRQVDEQGAIQEIAPLLRFRSEDRESLQPLLVLAPLAKAILDLAVPMIDSDLMVERLLPQIQATRGQTQEQAGYWGGNLTQLLVDRNPWALETHDLSNTHLQGVNFANVSLLQVNLARASLAEARFNKVLAVIYTIAVSPDGQWWAIGESNGRLQMWDASTGRVLWIRQEHSGAIRSVAFSPDGQRIVSGSDDKTLRLWDAQGNPIGQPWTGHRASVRSVAFSPDGQRIVSGSDDKTLRLWDAQGNPIGQPWTGHRASVRSVAFSPDGQRIVSGSDDKTLRLWDAQGNPIGQPWTGHRASVRSVAFSPDGQRIVSGSDDTTLRLWDAQGNPIGQPWTGHTNSVLSVAFSPDGQRIVSGSDDKTLRLWEVDTGKCLGVVQTGLCGGMDFSGALGLTAAQEMALKAMGAYCND, from the coding sequence ATGATTCTGTCGGATCAGATGCGGCTGAACTATAAGCTTTTTCCAGAACGGATTCGGAAGCTATTTGGCCCAGTGGTGCAAGAGCAAACGGATCTGGACCATTGGCACTACGACATGATGGGACAGTCGATGCTGATTCGGGATGCGGAGGGGAACTACAGCCCTGCCCATCGATCGCTGCTAGAGTTTTTTGTCGCCTACAAGCTGGTGGCTTTGCTGGGGGTTTTGGCTCCTGATTTTCTGGATGTGGCGCGGGAACAACCCCATATTGATCAAGCATTGCCTGCCCAGGAATATGACTGGTGGGATTATTACCAGCGGCAAGTGGATGAGCAGGGTGCCATCCAAGAGATTGCTCCTCTACTTCGGTTTAGATCAGAAGATCGTGAGAGTCTTCAGCCGCTACTGGTGCTTGCCCCACTAGCTAAGGCAATTTTGGATTTGGCCGTTCCCATGATCGACTCAGACCTAATGGTGGAACGGTTACTTCCCCAAATTCAAGCCACTCGGGGACAAACTCAGGAACAGGCAGGGTATTGGGGTGGTAACCTAACGCAGCTTTTGGTTGATAGGAATCCTTGGGCTTTGGAAACCCATGATTTGAGTAACACCCATTTACAAGGGGTTAATTTTGCCAATGTCAGCTTACTACAAGTGAATTTGGCCAGAGCTAGCTTGGCAGAAGCCCGTTTCAATAAAGTTCTAGCGGTCATTTATACCATTGCTGTTAGTCCCGATGGCCAGTGGTGGGCTATTGGGGAGAGTAACGGCAGACTGCAGATGTGGGACGCCAGTACCGGGCGCGTGTTATGGATCCGACAAGAACATTCTGGTGCTATTCGGTCGGTGGCCTTTAGCCCCGATGGCCAGCGGATTGTCAGTGGCAGTGATGACAAAACCCTCCGACTCTGGGATGCACAGGGCAACCCCATCGGCCAACCCTGGACAGGCCATAGGGCTTCTGTCAGGTCGGTGGCCTTTAGCCCCGATGGCCAGCGGATTGTCAGTGGCAGTGATGACAAAACCCTCCGACTCTGGGATGCACAGGGCAACCCCATCGGCCAACCCTGGACAGGCCATAGGGCTTCTGTCAGGTCGGTGGCCTTTAGCCCCGATGGCCAGCGGATTGTCAGTGGCAGTGATGACAAAACCCTCCGACTCTGGGATGCACAGGGCAACCCCATCGGCCAACCCTGGACAGGCCATAGGGCTTCTGTCAGGTCGGTGGCCTTTAGCCCCGATGGCCAGCGGATTGTCAGTGGCAGTGATGACACAACCCTCCGACTCTGGGATGCACAGGGCAACCCCATTGGCCAACCCTGGACAGGCCATACGAATTCTGTCTTGTCGGTGGCCTTTAGCCCCGATGGCCAGCGGATTGTCAGTGGCAGTGATGACAAAACCCTCCGACTCTGGGAGGTCGATACGGGTAAATGTTTAGGAGTTGTTCAAACAGGTTTATGTGGTGGCATGGACTTTAGTGGTGCCCTGGGTTTAACAGCAGCCCAAGAGATGGCCTTGAAAGCAATGGGTGCCTACTGTAACGATTAG
- a CDS encoding SH3 domain-containing protein: protein MKLTHRALSVLSISFMSLMAAAPVLAAPAYLVGQSGGRINVRSSPSTSASSPHYGIVGDRVQVIDATYSDDGYHWYYVEFSSGARGWVRGDLVNVQDPIGFDDF from the coding sequence ATGAAGCTAACACATCGAGCCCTTTCAGTACTCTCGATTTCCTTTATGTCTCTTATGGCAGCCGCCCCCGTCTTGGCAGCTCCTGCCTATTTAGTGGGACAATCTGGTGGTCGAATCAATGTTCGGTCCTCCCCTAGCACTTCCGCCTCTTCTCCTCACTACGGTATCGTGGGCGATCGCGTTCAAGTCATTGATGCAACCTATAGTGACGATGGCTACCACTGGTATTACGTTGAGTTTTCATCCGGTGCTCGCGGTTGGGTCCGAGGCGATTTAGTGAATGTTCAGGATCCGATTGGATTCGATGACTTCTAG
- a CDS encoding DUF4259 domain-containing protein: MGAWGYGNFENDDAMDWVADLEGYSDDGMIIDTLNTIIDQADDYPEAPECSGAVVAAEAVAALLGEPHEDCPDEIDAWVEERTSPSATLVAKARQAVEVIMSNSELKDLWQESEDFEAWQSSLEDLLTRLPY; encoded by the coding sequence ATGGGTGCATGGGGATATGGCAACTTTGAAAATGACGATGCGATGGACTGGGTAGCTGACCTAGAAGGCTACTCAGACGATGGCATGATCATTGATACGCTCAACACCATTATTGACCAAGCAGATGACTATCCCGAAGCTCCAGAATGTTCAGGCGCTGTAGTAGCAGCAGAAGCCGTTGCAGCCCTTTTAGGAGAACCCCACGAAGATTGCCCAGATGAAATTGATGCATGGGTTGAGGAGCGCACCTCCCCTTCAGCAACGTTGGTGGCTAAGGCAAGGCAAGCGGTGGAAGTGATTATGTCTAATTCTGAGCTTAAGGATTTATGGCAAGAATCCGAGGATTTTGAGGCGTGGCAATCGAGCTTGGAAGATTTACTAACGCGATTGCCATATTGA
- a CDS encoding NAD(P)/FAD-dependent oxidoreductase, whose amino-acid sequence MASSTPPLIVIIGAGFGGLQTATSLGGAAARVTLIDRNNYHTFVPLLYQVATATLEPEWIALPIHKLLRRYKNVQFVQGNVEAVDLTAQRVQTEQVMLQYDYLVLATGSQTHLQGVPGAKEHALPLRTLEDAIALKHHLLQCIEQAAQTKNPDERRQLLTIAIVGGGATGVEMAGALVELCHQSWPKDYPWLQDDPVQLILVQSGSELLPEFPHSLRTYTYKKLAILGVNIQVETKVASVHASHLELDSGTRIPCATTIWTAGVKAAHPPTEAALPQGHRDKIPVLSSLQLQQYPEVYALGDAAQVPDQALAGVAPEALQQGVCTARNLRRQLKGLTPQPFRYFNKGRLAIIGCFSGVGKIGPFPLRGFLGWFLWLAVHWVYSPGYRNRLMILVTWLQSFGSRDKLARQLLKRSPSKSPARFKV is encoded by the coding sequence ATGGCTTCTTCCACTCCTCCCCTTATTGTGATTATTGGCGCTGGTTTTGGTGGCCTACAAACGGCTACTTCCCTGGGGGGAGCAGCAGCTCGGGTCACATTAATCGATCGCAATAATTACCACACCTTTGTGCCGTTGCTCTATCAAGTGGCAACGGCCACCTTGGAGCCAGAGTGGATTGCATTGCCGATTCATAAGCTGCTGCGTCGATATAAAAATGTTCAGTTTGTCCAGGGCAATGTCGAAGCCGTTGACTTGACGGCGCAGCGAGTGCAAACCGAACAGGTTATGTTGCAGTACGACTATCTGGTGCTAGCCACGGGGAGTCAGACTCATCTGCAGGGCGTGCCCGGAGCAAAGGAACATGCGCTGCCCCTCAGGACTTTGGAGGATGCGATCGCACTCAAGCATCATCTTTTACAGTGCATCGAACAAGCCGCCCAAACCAAAAATCCAGATGAGCGCAGGCAACTCTTAACTATCGCCATCGTCGGCGGTGGGGCGACGGGGGTAGAAATGGCAGGGGCTTTGGTGGAGTTGTGTCACCAATCCTGGCCCAAGGACTATCCCTGGCTCCAGGATGATCCAGTGCAGCTAATTTTGGTGCAGTCAGGATCAGAACTCCTACCTGAATTTCCCCATTCCTTGCGAACTTATACCTATAAAAAGCTGGCTATTTTAGGTGTAAACATTCAGGTAGAGACCAAAGTCGCATCAGTTCATGCCTCTCATCTAGAACTGGATAGCGGTACCCGGATTCCCTGTGCGACGACCATTTGGACCGCTGGGGTCAAAGCTGCCCACCCGCCCACGGAAGCAGCATTACCTCAAGGTCATCGAGATAAAATCCCCGTTCTCTCCAGCTTACAGCTGCAGCAGTACCCAGAGGTCTATGCCCTGGGGGATGCCGCTCAAGTTCCCGATCAAGCCTTAGCTGGTGTTGCTCCTGAAGCCTTACAGCAAGGAGTTTGTACGGCTCGCAATTTGCGTCGTCAGCTTAAGGGACTCACTCCCCAGCCCTTTCGATATTTCAATAAAGGTCGGCTGGCAATTATTGGCTGCTTTTCTGGGGTAGGCAAGATTGGCCCCTTTCCCCTTCGGGGTTTTCTCGGGTGGTTTCTCTGGCTGGCAGTCCATTGGGTCTATTCCCCTGGCTATCGCAATCGTTTGATGATTTTGGTCACCTGGCTGCAATCCTTTGGCTCCCGAGATAAATTAGCCCGGCAATTGTTGAAGCGTTCTCCGTCAAAATCTCCTGCTCGATTCAAGGTGTAA
- a CDS encoding pentapeptide repeat-containing protein has protein sequence MANSEHFQILEKGTEAWNQWRQDNPTVSPDLQAANLSGKDCCEINLSGANLTQANLSRTFIRWANLSQAQLVGAQLTGTDLSGTNLEHVNLSQANLQGATMRWVDLSFANLTQANLQGATLSGSNLCHSTLAETDFRRAEFRWADLRGADLLEADLTWADLRGADLRTAALESTIAIAADFTQAIFTGACLQNWDISIETKLDDIECLHIYLQADQQDRHPSEGDFTPDAFRKLVQPKLATLDLIFMDGIDWLAFLQAFQSLCTKFNQDEIEIRDIEKKHGGTYSIRLKVDNHSDLENIESFIKQAYDEQLLTAGKV, from the coding sequence ATGGCGAATTCAGAGCATTTTCAGATTCTGGAGAAAGGGACAGAAGCCTGGAATCAATGGCGGCAGGATAATCCCACGGTTAGTCCAGACTTACAAGCAGCCAATCTCAGCGGGAAAGACTGTTGCGAGATTAACCTCAGTGGAGCCAATCTTACCCAAGCCAACCTTAGCCGTACTTTTATTCGTTGGGCCAATCTCAGCCAAGCCCAACTGGTCGGCGCACAGCTAACAGGTACAGATTTAAGCGGTACCAACCTGGAACATGTCAATCTCAGCCAAGCCAACCTGCAAGGGGCAACCATGCGCTGGGTCGACCTCTCCTTTGCTAATCTGACCCAAGCCAATCTTCAGGGAGCAACCTTGAGTGGTTCCAATCTTTGTCATTCCACCTTAGCGGAGACCGATTTCAGACGGGCTGAATTCCGCTGGGCCGATTTGCGAGGGGCTGACCTATTGGAGGCTGACTTAACTTGGGCCGATCTGCGAGGGGCTGACCTGAGAACGGCTGCCCTTGAATCAACAATTGCTATTGCGGCAGATTTCACTCAAGCCATTTTTACGGGGGCTTGTCTGCAAAACTGGGACATTAGTATCGAAACTAAGCTTGATGATATTGAGTGCCTCCATATTTATCTACAGGCTGACCAGCAGGATCGTCATCCATCCGAAGGAGACTTTACCCCTGATGCATTTAGAAAGCTCGTGCAACCGAAGCTAGCAACCCTCGATTTGATCTTTATGGATGGTATTGATTGGCTCGCTTTTTTGCAGGCGTTTCAATCGCTATGTACCAAATTTAATCAGGACGAGATTGAGATTCGCGATATTGAAAAAAAACATGGCGGGACTTATAGCATTCGCCTGAAAGTGGATAACCATTCAGATCTGGAGAATATTGAATCGTTTATCAAACAAGCTTATGATGAACAGCTTTTAACGGCTGGCAAGGTTTGA
- a CDS encoding vanadium-dependent haloperoxidase produces the protein MTDRRQDSYAVRVEAAELARSRNHPDHKANGDEERYAGAKYFMSFTKGLPHNRKTGLLEDSQDFVEFRRAIDDGFIDAFTSPVRHGAKFALNEESGKVEEICEPEDFRQWEAPTAGVVFELEGPDAQAVTMPPAPPLLDASGKPNPELVLEMAEVYELAILRDQPFNNFEKDKANGDIESSINRLNKLSYVKNQTGRPRKVNLKTRELDAQTVFRGSSPGVEVGPYISQFLLIGNTDINGGGGKVAEGKITYGVLQIDQRVPVAKPSVDYMTEMGEYVRIQRGLLPKTNPEIYIKAGGTDAIAPDRPGRRFISTPRDLATYVHYDALYEAYLNACIILLGMKTPFDPGFDHLSGVGEAANSPTTKRNAGGFALYGGPHILNLVTEVATRALKAVRFQKFNNHIRLRPEALAARIELVRRLGSPPVSPPVDEKERLSEKEKAAVPQLLKKHIANFSTELKPTLDALEGNYFLPMAFPEGSPMHPAYGAGHATVAGACVTILKAFFDTSAVLAVSGDTVAFKRQESDDSPIVFRAPDLSSPSDAPSGNLVEDREIKYFLTLEGELNKLAANISIGRDMAGVHYFTDYYDSLRMGEEIAIGILEEQALTYSTDPFVLSVPTFDGDVRRIGRR, from the coding sequence ATGACAGATCGTCGACAAGATTCCTATGCAGTTCGAGTTGAAGCCGCAGAGCTAGCTAGAAGTCGAAATCATCCTGACCATAAGGCCAACGGCGATGAAGAACGATACGCTGGTGCTAAATATTTCATGTCCTTTACTAAAGGACTCCCCCATAACCGAAAAACCGGACTCCTAGAAGATTCTCAAGATTTTGTCGAATTCCGCCGTGCTATTGATGATGGCTTTATCGATGCTTTCACTTCGCCTGTTCGACATGGTGCTAAGTTTGCACTAAATGAAGAATCAGGCAAAGTTGAGGAGATTTGCGAGCCAGAAGATTTCCGACAATGGGAAGCTCCTACGGCTGGCGTTGTTTTTGAGCTAGAAGGCCCAGATGCTCAGGCTGTAACGATGCCCCCAGCCCCACCATTGCTGGATGCCAGTGGGAAACCTAATCCAGAGCTGGTCCTAGAAATGGCAGAAGTATATGAATTGGCCATTCTTCGCGATCAACCTTTCAATAATTTCGAAAAAGATAAAGCCAATGGTGATATTGAAAGTTCGATTAATCGCCTCAACAAATTGAGCTATGTTAAAAATCAAACGGGACGCCCCCGAAAGGTTAATCTAAAGACTCGTGAGCTTGATGCTCAAACCGTATTCCGTGGTTCATCTCCAGGTGTAGAAGTTGGCCCCTATATATCTCAATTCTTATTGATAGGTAATACCGATATCAATGGGGGTGGAGGAAAAGTTGCAGAAGGAAAGATCACCTACGGTGTTCTCCAGATTGACCAGAGGGTCCCCGTTGCTAAACCCAGTGTTGATTATATGACTGAGATGGGGGAGTATGTCCGAATTCAAAGAGGCTTGCTACCTAAAACAAATCCAGAGATCTACATAAAAGCAGGTGGTACTGATGCGATTGCACCAGATCGTCCTGGTCGACGGTTTATTTCAACTCCCCGTGATTTAGCAACTTACGTTCACTATGATGCGCTGTACGAAGCTTATCTCAATGCCTGTATCATTCTTTTGGGAATGAAGACACCCTTTGATCCAGGGTTCGATCATTTATCGGGTGTAGGTGAAGCAGCAAATTCTCCCACTACTAAGCGCAATGCAGGTGGATTTGCATTGTATGGTGGACCTCATATTTTGAACTTAGTCACTGAAGTTGCAACGCGGGCCTTAAAAGCCGTCCGATTTCAAAAGTTCAACAATCATATTCGACTTCGTCCAGAAGCCCTTGCTGCAAGAATTGAGCTTGTGCGCCGTCTGGGTAGTCCCCCTGTAAGTCCCCCTGTAGATGAGAAAGAGCGTCTTTCAGAAAAAGAGAAAGCGGCTGTTCCTCAGCTACTCAAGAAACACATTGCTAATTTCTCCACAGAACTGAAACCAACACTAGATGCTCTTGAAGGGAATTATTTTCTACCAATGGCATTTCCTGAAGGTTCACCAATGCACCCTGCTTATGGAGCAGGCCATGCAACCGTGGCAGGAGCATGTGTAACGATCCTCAAGGCATTCTTTGATACGAGTGCTGTACTAGCAGTATCAGGTGATACAGTGGCTTTCAAACGTCAAGAGAGCGATGATTCCCCAATTGTTTTTAGGGCACCTGACCTATCAAGTCCAAGTGATGCTCCCTCAGGAAATTTAGTGGAAGATAGAGAGATTAAATATTTTCTAACATTGGAAGGCGAGCTGAATAAGCTTGCAGCCAACATCTCTATTGGTCGAGATATGGCAGGGGTTCATTACTTCACTGACTACTACGACAGTTTACGAATGGGTGAAGAAATTGCAATTGGGATTCTGGAAGAGCAGGCTCTAACCTACTCAACCGATCCCTTTGTCTTATCAGTGCCTACCTTTGATGGCGATGTTAGAAGGATTGGTCGCCGATGA
- a CDS encoding rhodanese-like domain-containing protein: MQRRALIWMPVPALVMMLGQTSCVPSWEAHELITPTQLLAQINAGNPPVILDVRTVEEYEAGHIPGAIQIYFRDVPKRIQDLQSFASQDVVVYCERGFRAQIAETALQEAGFDRLYHLDGDIKAWRQAKFPVEKGPGTQL; this comes from the coding sequence ATGCAGCGTAGAGCTTTGATCTGGATGCCAGTCCCCGCCCTGGTCATGATGCTGGGGCAAACATCCTGTGTCCCGAGTTGGGAGGCCCATGAACTGATCACCCCCACCCAGCTCCTAGCGCAAATCAATGCGGGCAATCCGCCCGTTATTTTGGATGTGCGCACGGTCGAAGAATATGAAGCAGGGCATATCCCAGGGGCAATTCAGATTTATTTCCGAGATGTGCCCAAACGGATCCAAGATCTGCAATCTTTTGCTAGTCAGGATGTTGTTGTCTACTGCGAGCGAGGATTCCGTGCCCAAATCGCGGAAACTGCCTTACAGGAAGCTGGCTTTGATCGACTTTACCATTTGGATGGGGATATCAAAGCATGGCGACAGGCGAAGTTCCCCGTAGAGAAAGGGCCAGGGACTCAGCTTTAG
- a CDS encoding HAD-IA family hydrolase, with protein MAVIAFDLDGTLSDPAQGITASINYALEKLDAASIAPKDLTQYIGPPLVGTFSQLLNTTEEAVIHQAITLYRERYMAIGYTENILYPGIPELLKALISQGYRLYIVTAKRTDIAQSVIDYFELSSYFIDVLGCGLSRHKAELLHDIQRHEKAALWMIGDRASDMAAGQGLSTCVGVLWGYGSEEELTEAGAEVLIHQPKELLAYLQQENR; from the coding sequence ATGGCTGTCATTGCATTTGACTTGGATGGAACCCTCAGTGACCCAGCCCAAGGTATCACAGCTTCTATCAACTATGCCCTGGAAAAACTGGATGCTGCCAGCATCGCCCCCAAGGACTTGACCCAGTATATTGGTCCACCTTTGGTGGGGACGTTCTCTCAGTTGCTGAATACGACAGAAGAGGCGGTTATCCATCAAGCCATTACGTTGTATCGAGAGCGATATATGGCCATTGGTTATACCGAAAATATCTTATACCCTGGTATTCCAGAGCTGTTAAAAGCACTGATATCTCAAGGGTATCGTCTGTATATTGTGACGGCTAAGCGGACAGATATTGCCCAATCGGTCATCGATTATTTTGAATTAAGCTCCTACTTTATCGATGTTTTGGGTTGTGGATTAAGTCGCCACAAAGCCGAACTATTGCATGATATTCAAAGGCATGAAAAGGCAGCCCTATGGATGATTGGCGACCGTGCCAGTGATATGGCAGCAGGGCAAGGGCTCTCTACCTGCGTGGGGGTTCTGTGGGGTTATGGCAGTGAAGAGGAGCTAACAGAGGCAGGGGCAGAAGTCTTAATCCATCAGCCCAAAGAGCTGTTGGCCTATCTTCAGCAGGAAAATCGATGA